From the genome of Anabrus simplex isolate iqAnaSimp1 chromosome X, ASM4041472v1, whole genome shotgun sequence, one region includes:
- the LOC136886826 gene encoding farnesol dehydrogenase-like has protein sequence MERWTGRVAVVTGASSGIGAAIAYHLQDHGLHVVALARRQEKVQEAVSNAREGAKTRNRCNRYHPSQVPTGKLYPRKCDVQKEEDILATFKWVAETLGRVDILVNNAGVFGEASVAECPTEEWTRILDTNVLGLSICTREAVKIMRSKGVNDGHIVHINGIFGHGPPPSSQAAMAAASKHAIRALTEGLRKDFVEHKENIKITSVSPGVVNTDIFNTSPRIDANMYYSLPKLNTEDVADAVIYAISTPPHVQIHEIIIKPVGELF, from the exons ATGGAACGTTGGACAGGACGTGTTGCTGTAGTCACTGGAGCAAGTTCCGGTATAGGAGCAGCTATAGCGTATCACCTTCAGGATCATGGTCTTCACGTCGTAGCGCTGGCGAGGAGACAGGAGAAAGTGCAG GAGGCTGTGTCTAACGCTAGGGAGGGAGCCAAGACTCGTAACCGATGCAACCGCTACCACCCCAGTCAAGTGCCTACAGGCAAGTTGTATCCTCGAAAATGTGATGTTCAGAAGGAAGAGGATATACTGGCTACATTCAAATGGGTGGCCGAAACACTCGGGAGAGTAGACATACTGGTGAATAATGCTGGAGTGTTCGGAGAAGCATCAGTAGCAG AATGCCCTACAGAAGAATGGACTCGTATCCTCGATACCAACGTCTTGGGACTGAGCATTTGTACCCGGGAAGCTGTGAAAATCATGAGATCAAAAGGAGTGAATGATGGTCATATTGTACATATCAATgg CATTTTTGGTCATGGGCCTCCTCCATCTAGCCAAGCCGCCATGGCCGCGGCGTCCAAACACGCCATCAGGGCGCTCACAGAAGGTCTGAGGAAGGACTTCGTTGAACACAAGGAAAACATCAAGATTACG AGTGTGAGCCCAGGAGTAGTGAATACAGATATTTTTAACACTTCTCCCAGAATCGACGCAAATATGTATTATAGCCTTCCGAAACTGAACACTGAAGATGTCGCCGACGCAGTCATCTACGCCATCTCGACGCCTCCTCATGTCCAG ATCCATGAAATCATTATCAAGCCCGTTGGAGAACTATTCTAA